The following proteins come from a genomic window of Meles meles chromosome 1, mMelMel3.1 paternal haplotype, whole genome shotgun sequence:
- the EDN2 gene encoding endothelin-2, translating into MVAVPTAWCSVALALLLALQEGKGQVAAALDHPTPSPRARGSHLRPRRCSCSSWLDKECVYFCHLDIIWVNTPGQTAPYGLGNPPRRRRRSLPKRCECSSGGDPACATFCRRKSWAEAVVGPGSRSPADVFQAGQRWTSAGELLQQLREISATKIRFARRHQEAEREPRPTYPRRRKT; encoded by the exons ATGGTCGCCGTGCCCACTGCCTGGTGCTCCGTCGCTCTGGCCCTGCTCCTGGCTCTGCAGGAAG GCAAGGGCCAGGTGGCCGCTGCTCTGGATCACCCCACACCCTCGCCCCGGGCCCGAGGCTCCCACCTGCGGCCTCGACGTTGCTCCTGCAGCTCCTGGCTGGACAAGGAATGCGTTTACTTCTGCCACCTGGACATCATCTGGGTGAACACCCCCGG ACAGACAGCTCCTTATGGCCTGGGAAACCCGCCAAGACGCCGGCGCCGCTCCCTGCCGAAGCGCTGTGAGTGCTCCAGCGGTGGGGACCCCGCCTGTGCCACCTTCTGCCGTCGAAAGTCCTG GGCTGAAGCTGTGGTAGGCCCAGGCAGCAGGTCCCCTGCCGACGTGTTCCAGGCCGGCCAGAGATGGACGTCCGCAGGAGAGCTCCTCCAGCAGCTGAG GGAAATTTCTGCCACCAAGATCCGCTTTGCCAGACGACAccaggaagcagagagggagccGAGGCCCACATACCCCAGGCGGAGGAAAACATAG